The Maridesulfovibrio sp. genomic sequence AGGATAACTGCCTCATCTTTACCGGAAGCACGCATGTTGGTGAGCTTCTTCTCTTTGGTGGGGTTGATGTTTATATCATTGTCCCTGTTATGCTCGCCTACGATCATGCCTTCGTAAACCGGATCACCGGGTTGGATGAACATTTCGCCGCGAGGCTCAAGGTTGAAGATGGCGTAAGGAACGCCCTTGCCCGCACGGTCGGCCACAAGAGAGCCGGTGTAGCGGGAGGGGAAATCTCCACGGTAATCATCGTAACCGGCGAAAAGGGAGTTCATGATACCGGTACCTTTGGTGTCGGTCAGGAATTCATCGCGGTAACCGATGAGGGCTCGGGAAGGTGCGGAAAATTCCATACGCACACGGCCCTTACCGTTGTTGACCAGGTTGGTCATCTTCGCTTTGCGGGTGGAAAGTTTTTCAGTAACTACACCGAGAAAAGCTTCTTCGCAGTCAATGAAGACCTGCTCCATGGGTTCCAGCTTGCGGCCGTCCTCGTGTTTGTAAATAACTTCGGGCCGGGCCACTGAAAGTTCGAATCCTTCACGGCGCATGGTTTCGATAAGGATAGCCAGCTGAAATTCACCACGTCCCTTGACGATGAAGCTGTCCTTCTCTTCACTTTCCTCAACTTTTACAGCCACGTTAAGCAGGGTTTCCTTGTGCAGTCTTTCGCGAATCTTTGAAGACTGGACCAGTTTGCCTTCAAGGCCTGCCATGGGTGAAGTGTTGATGGTGAAGCGCATGGAAACGGTAGGCTCGTCAACGGTAATTCGCGGCAGAGCCTTGGGAGCTTCCTTGGTGCAGATGGTGTCACCGATGGTGATGTCCTCAATGCCGGAAACAACAACGATGTCACCGGGATTGGCTGAGTCGGTTTCAGCAAAGGAGGGGCCGTCGTAAGTCTGGATTTTGGTCAGACGCAGAGAAACCTGCTCATTTTTTTCATTGATGCAGACGAGCGGCTCGTTCTGTTTGGCGCTGCCGTGGATTACTTTACCGATGGCAAGGCGGCCGAGATAGTCGGAGTAGCCGAGGTCGGAAACCAGCATCTGGAACGGCTCGTTTTCATCAAAGGAAGGGCCGGGAATCTGTTCAAGCACGAGGTCCATGAGCGGGTGCAGGTTCTCACCTTTTTCTTCAAGGGTTTCCTGTGCGATTCCGTCACGTCCGATAGCGTAAAGCAGGGGGAATTCAAGCTGCTCTTCGTTGGCGTCAAGGTCGATGAAGAGGTCGTAAACTTCGTCGAGAACCTCATCCGGGCGGGCATCGCCACGGTCGATTTTGTTGATGACAACGATAATTTTAAGGCCGGCTTCGAGGGCTTTTTTGAGTACGAAGCGGGTCTGCGGGAGAGGGCCTTCAGAAGCGTCTACCAGCAGGATTGCGCCGTCAGCCA encodes the following:
- the typA gene encoding translational GTPase TypA; this encodes MTKLTQNEKIRNIAIIAHVDHGKTTLVDGMFKQSGLFREGQEVDDRLMDSMDLERERGITIAAKNCAVDWKGVKINIIDTPGHADFGGEVERSLSMADGAILLVDASEGPLPQTRFVLKKALEAGLKIIVVINKIDRGDARPDEVLDEVYDLFIDLDANEEQLEFPLLYAIGRDGIAQETLEEKGENLHPLMDLVLEQIPGPSFDENEPFQMLVSDLGYSDYLGRLAIGKVIHGSAKQNEPLVCINEKNEQVSLRLTKIQTYDGPSFAETDSANPGDIVVVSGIEDITIGDTICTKEAPKALPRITVDEPTVSMRFTINTSPMAGLEGKLVQSSKIRERLHKETLLNVAVKVEESEEKDSFIVKGRGEFQLAILIETMRREGFELSVARPEVIYKHEDGRKLEPMEQVFIDCEEAFLGVVTEKLSTRKAKMTNLVNNGKGRVRMEFSAPSRALIGYRDEFLTDTKGTGIMNSLFAGYDDYRGDFPSRYTGSLVADRAGKGVPYAIFNLEPRGEMFIQPGDPVYEGMIVGEHNRDNDININPTKEKKLTNMRASGKDEAVILTPIRPMTLERAMHFIRDDELIEITPESIRLRKAELSAAKRHMSRGKQLKAKGQK